The DNA sequence TGCCAGGGCGACGCCGGAGAACACGAGCAGCAGAGCGGTGTCGTCGACGAGCGCCCGGATCAGAAGCCCGGCACCGGACAGGGCCATGGCGACGACCGCCACGCGTTCCAGCCCCATCCTGCCGATGAACAGCGGCGTGAGCAGGCCGAACAGCGCGAACATCGCCGTGGGGACCATGCCGAACACCCCGGCCACCGCCGAGCCGAAGCCGACCTCATCGCCGATCCTGTCCAGCAACGGGGTGATGGAGGTGACCGCGGTGCGCAACACCAGCGCCGACAACGTCAGCGCGAGGAATGCGATGAGCCTGCCCGCGAAGAAGCCGCTCAGACCGCCCGCCGGTCCGCCCGGGCCTGTCCGCACGCCGCCGCCGATTCCCATCACACCCACCGTCGCCTTCTCCCGCCGTCATCGTGGCCGTCCGCCGATTGCTCCGACAAATCATAGGATGATGGGATGTATCGGAGGAAACGGGTGCGGTGACGAAGCGGGTGCGGTGACGCAGCGCCGCGGTGACGGAGTGGGCGCACCGCCCACCGGGACGGAGGGAACGGGTCGTGCAGTCGATCACGCGGGGCCGGGGACTGGTCGATCAGGTGACGGAGATGCTGCGCGGGGAGATCCACCAGGGCCGGTGGCCGGTGGGCTCGCGGATCCCCACCGAGGCGGAGCTGTCCCGGATCACCGGTGCGGGGCGCAACACGGTCCGCGAGGCCGTGCGCTCGCTGGTGCACGCGGGGCTGCTCGACCGTCGCCAGGGCTCCGGCACGTTCGTGCTGGCGGACTCGTCGGTCACCGCCGTGCTGCGCCGGGAGATCGACCCCGCCCGGCGGCGGGAACTGCTGGAACTGCGGCAGGCGCTGGAGGTGACCGCCGCGACGCTCGCCGCGCAGCGCCGCAGCGCGGACGACATCGCGGACATGCGCCGGCTGCTCGCCCGGATGGACCAGCACCACCGGGACGGCGACCTCGACGCGGCCGCACGCGCGGACGCGGCGCTGCACCGCGCAGTGGTCGTCGCCGCCCACAACGCGACCTATCTGCAGGTGTACGAGGGAGTGGTCCCCACGAT is a window from the Tomitella gaofuii genome containing:
- a CDS encoding FadR/GntR family transcriptional regulator, with product MQSITRGRGLVDQVTEMLRGEIHQGRWPVGSRIPTEAELSRITGAGRNTVREAVRSLVHAGLLDRRQGSGTFVLADSSVTAVLRREIDPARRRELLELRQALEVTAATLAAQRRSADDIADMRRLLARMDQHHRDGDLDAAARADAALHRAVVVAAHNATYLQVYEGVVPTMTEEMLAELAHSGTVYLREHRALVDAIDDGDSARAAATLHGFLSALLARDAGAG